The following are encoded in a window of Brevibacillus sp. DP1.3A genomic DNA:
- a CDS encoding kinase — MSMIKTSSISRFPNTNDVGIGVSVGTFGELLQGILEENNLDFLVTLPIKNASYATFYSIPTLQEIVIVPHSKQKSKRLVEKIIQHYGLPPGGILEINSELPVGKGLASSSADLVAASRAVGDCFHINIEPSLLEWFLSSIEPTDGVMYEGSVSYYHKEVRLREYIGELPALCIVSIDEGGTIDTVEFNKQTKPYTHEEKLEYSLLLQKITKAIRERDVHTIGAVSSRSAILNQKILPKKLLPEVMEINEKIGGLGTVVAHSGTSLGILLLKEEPDFYQKLELGYRWLSELNKEVHVYHT; from the coding sequence ATGAGCATGATAAAGACTAGTTCCATTAGTCGTTTTCCTAATACGAATGACGTAGGAATCGGTGTATCTGTCGGTACTTTTGGGGAACTTCTGCAGGGGATTTTAGAGGAAAATAATCTGGATTTCCTGGTGACTTTGCCTATCAAAAATGCATCTTACGCTACTTTTTATTCGATTCCAACCTTACAGGAGATCGTCATCGTGCCACACTCCAAGCAAAAATCAAAAAGGTTGGTCGAAAAAATCATTCAGCACTATGGATTGCCGCCAGGTGGGATTTTAGAGATCAACTCTGAACTTCCGGTTGGGAAAGGCTTGGCAAGCTCATCAGCAGATTTGGTGGCTGCCTCCAGAGCGGTTGGCGATTGTTTCCATATAAACATTGAGCCTTCCTTACTAGAGTGGTTTTTGTCGAGTATTGAGCCGACGGATGGCGTTATGTATGAGGGTTCTGTTTCTTACTACCATAAAGAAGTCAGATTGCGAGAATACATCGGGGAACTGCCGGCATTATGCATTGTAAGTATTGATGAGGGAGGAACCATTGATACCGTTGAGTTCAATAAGCAAACAAAGCCCTATACCCACGAAGAAAAGCTGGAGTATAGCTTGTTGTTGCAAAAAATCACGAAAGCGATCAGAGAAAGGGATGTCCACACGATAGGTGCCGTGTCGTCCAGAAGTGCGATCTTGAATCAAAAAATTCTGCCCAAAAAATTATTGCCGGAAGTCATGGAGATCAACGAGAAAATTGGAGGATTAGGTACTGTTGTTGCACACAGTGGGACCAGCCTCGGTATTTTATTATTGAAAGAAGAACCTGACTTCTATCAAAAGCTGGAATTGGGGTACAGATGGTTAAGTGAATTGAATAAAGAAGTGCATGTGTACCACACGTAG
- a CDS encoding MFS transporter: protein MEQPVSVNEKVSFRALLSLKSYRYLILSQFVSNMGDGVYRLALIWLMKVLTESPLLMSILLAAETIPLIIFGLFAGVFVDRGNKKRIMVVSHLLRAVLILCIVLLFLFNMLHPAALIIIAVLLTTVSAFFRPALTVAIRTLVPEQHMTQAQSLSQMIQTIVSLAAPALAAGVIAFGMEYAFILNVVTYLLGALIILWINEKELVLSTVSEFTAKMIMTDLKDGIHAITKHDFLRNCMIYFTILNFLTAPETILLPLVVTNVTELAMLEISFFIGILLGSLCVNYLNRYDAIIYICCGISLFSIGIGMFAFGIPLVWQVICVFVNGIGSAFVNIKMSTLITLMVPKEVLGRASSLISVMVQCAMPVSVFLVGLTTGLVSIFTIFGIIGGAGLLVVVLMLMNPHLRMKKEHHYDYAEQKSGGISL from the coding sequence ATGGAACAGCCAGTAAGCGTTAATGAAAAGGTATCTTTTCGGGCGTTGCTGAGCTTGAAAAGTTATCGCTATTTAATCCTTTCGCAATTTGTCTCGAATATGGGAGATGGAGTGTATCGATTAGCGCTTATTTGGCTAATGAAGGTTTTGACGGAAAGTCCTTTGTTAATGTCGATTTTATTGGCAGCGGAGACCATTCCATTGATCATATTCGGATTGTTCGCGGGCGTTTTTGTTGACCGAGGAAATAAAAAGAGGATCATGGTCGTTTCGCATTTATTGAGAGCTGTGCTCATTTTATGCATCGTCCTGTTGTTTTTGTTTAACATGCTACATCCTGCTGCACTGATCATCATTGCCGTTTTGCTGACTACAGTCAGTGCCTTCTTTAGGCCAGCACTCACGGTAGCGATACGGACGCTGGTTCCCGAACAACATATGACGCAAGCCCAAAGTTTATCGCAGATGATTCAAACGATTGTCAGTTTGGCGGCTCCTGCATTGGCAGCGGGGGTGATCGCGTTTGGAATGGAATATGCTTTTATTTTGAATGTCGTCACCTATTTGTTAGGTGCACTGATTATTTTATGGATTAACGAGAAGGAGCTTGTCCTATCTACTGTCAGTGAGTTTACAGCCAAGATGATCATGACGGATTTGAAGGATGGAATCCATGCGATTACGAAGCATGATTTTTTGCGAAACTGCATGATTTATTTTACCATCCTCAATTTTTTGACGGCTCCAGAAACGATCTTGCTGCCTCTGGTCGTTACCAATGTTACCGAATTGGCTATGCTCGAGATCAGCTTTTTTATCGGGATTTTGCTGGGGTCTCTATGTGTTAATTATTTGAATCGATATGATGCGATTATTTACATTTGCTGTGGCATTAGTCTGTTCAGTATCGGAATCGGAATGTTTGCGTTTGGCATTCCACTTGTTTGGCAAGTCATATGTGTCTTCGTGAATGGGATAGGCTCGGCATTCGTCAATATCAAAATGAGTACGTTGATCACCTTGATGGTGCCTAAAGAAGTTTTGGGAAGAGCATCGAGCTTGATTAGTGTAATGGTTCAGTGCGCCATGCCAGTCTCCGTCTTCCTGGTAGGTCTGACTACAGGTCTTGTTTCCATATTTACGATATTTGGAATTATTGGCGGAGCGGGACTTCTCGTTGTGGTTCTCATGTTGATGAATCCACACTTGAGAATGAAAAAAGAACATCACTACGATTATGCGGAACAGAAATCAGGGGGTATCTCTCTTTAG
- a CDS encoding argininosuccinate lyase, translated as MSVKLTGRIASTPSRLLHDEVLEPQFKYEVDHLLPGYIQIEFAMLLEYVRMSLITRQDALLIAKALQAATPETIAPDPGRNMSDISFALERYIEGLLPRPVPCWHMDRSRNDVQACAQVMFGRAQWLETMGELGQLIQSMHTRADQYRSVPMPGYTHYQSAQIITPGFYLSSINGEFLQAMNRWIQIYDEMNQCPLGAGAMAGVELPWDRQRLSKLLGFRQPRMSALSAVASREWVLRMAGELSNFSVLVSRFTTDLIQWGSSEMNFLQLPDELSGISSAMPQKRNFPILERIRGKSAHLTGFYMDMVLGQRNTAFTNLVETSKEAGTHLLTLFQQTKTLLRLLKAVIDHLQFNEDRLLHICKRDFFGGFTLANLLTLEREIPYRTAQVIAGRYIVSALEHGVSPEPGDPRLLYEACEEAGFQVPDTAALLAASFDVQGGLYVKKSMGSTNPEEVQQMLTAQREHAEKLQREWQDRQGQLQAIEERRERVMKRLLSGKQGKDVSVDAL; from the coding sequence ATGAGTGTAAAATTAACGGGCAGAATTGCTTCGACACCAAGCCGCCTCTTGCATGATGAAGTATTGGAACCACAGTTCAAATATGAAGTCGATCATTTGTTGCCTGGGTATATTCAGATTGAATTCGCCATGCTTTTGGAATATGTCAGAATGAGCTTGATTACACGACAAGACGCCTTGCTTATCGCAAAGGCACTTCAGGCCGCTACACCAGAAACAATAGCTCCTGACCCCGGACGGAATATGTCTGATATCTCCTTTGCCCTTGAGCGTTATATTGAAGGCTTGCTCCCGAGACCGGTACCGTGTTGGCATATGGATCGCAGCCGCAATGATGTTCAAGCGTGCGCCCAAGTGATGTTTGGTCGTGCGCAATGGCTAGAGACGATGGGGGAATTGGGACAGCTTATTCAATCGATGCATACACGCGCTGATCAATATCGTTCTGTCCCCATGCCAGGATATACTCACTATCAATCTGCACAAATCATTACCCCTGGGTTCTATCTTTCCTCTATTAACGGTGAATTTTTGCAAGCCATGAATCGATGGATACAAATCTATGACGAAATGAATCAGTGCCCGCTTGGGGCAGGGGCCATGGCTGGGGTAGAACTGCCGTGGGACCGTCAACGGTTGTCCAAGCTGCTTGGGTTCCGACAGCCTCGAATGAGTGCGTTGTCGGCGGTCGCGTCTCGGGAATGGGTTTTGAGAATGGCAGGAGAGCTGTCCAACTTCTCAGTATTGGTCTCCCGATTTACAACGGATTTGATTCAATGGGGCAGCAGCGAAATGAACTTCCTCCAATTGCCGGATGAGCTATCCGGAATATCTTCTGCCATGCCACAGAAAAGAAACTTCCCGATCCTGGAGCGTATCCGGGGGAAGAGTGCGCATCTAACCGGATTTTATATGGATATGGTGCTAGGTCAGCGCAATACAGCCTTCACGAATTTGGTAGAGACGTCCAAAGAGGCAGGCACTCATCTTCTGACGTTGTTTCAACAAACCAAAACGTTGCTGCGCCTGTTAAAAGCGGTTATCGATCATTTGCAATTCAATGAGGATCGTTTGCTCCATATATGTAAACGGGACTTCTTTGGAGGATTTACTCTTGCGAATTTGCTGACGTTGGAGCGTGAGATTCCGTATCGTACAGCCCAGGTAATCGCAGGCCGATACATCGTTAGCGCGCTGGAACACGGTGTATCGCCGGAGCCGGGAGATCCACGGCTACTCTATGAAGCTTGCGAGGAAGCAGGCTTTCAAGTACCAGATACGGCTGCACTCCTCGCTGCTTCCTTCGATGTGCAGGGGGGCTTGTACGTGAAGAAATCAATGGGCTCCACGAACCCCGAGGAAGTACAGCAGATGCTGACAGCACAGAGGGAGCATGCAGAGAAGCTACAACGGGAGTGGCAAGATCGACAAGGGCAATTGCAGGCGATTGAAGAAAGGCGGGAGAGGGTAATGAAGAGGTTGCTTTCTGGCAAGCAGGGGAAGGATGTGAGCGTCGATGCGCTATGA
- a CDS encoding PLP-dependent cysteine synthase family protein, producing the protein MRYEQLADTIGDTPLVKLRLDEKAVGSVFAKLELMNPFGMKDRVAKQSVLAAIQSGELQEGMPIIESSSGTLACGLALVGRQLGHDVHIVTDPRIDPITYAKLTSLGCHVHVVSQMGKQGWQSARLERLQELMREYPGAFWPRQYDNPENPRAYAALASELMQDLERIDVLVGAVGSGGSLSGTARELKRHYKELRVVAVDAAGSVIFGQPDQPTRLQGGLGNSLIAKNVDFSMIDEVHWLNDAEAFAATLQLARNEHIFAGNSSGSVYAVANWLASQVGSDCNIVAILPDRGDRYVDTIYSHSYRESKGLMQTNLRDTPQCVEPQTVVTSWSYSKLMGMYPNEQTLSIR; encoded by the coding sequence ATGCGCTATGAACAGTTGGCAGATACAATCGGGGATACTCCTCTGGTCAAGCTGAGACTTGATGAAAAGGCAGTGGGTTCCGTATTTGCAAAGCTCGAGTTAATGAATCCGTTCGGCATGAAGGATCGTGTAGCCAAGCAATCGGTCTTGGCAGCGATACAGTCAGGAGAACTTCAGGAGGGCATGCCGATTATCGAAAGCTCGTCAGGAACGTTGGCTTGCGGTTTGGCCTTGGTTGGGCGCCAGTTGGGGCACGACGTACACATCGTGACTGATCCGAGAATTGACCCAATTACCTATGCCAAGTTGACCTCGCTTGGCTGCCATGTTCACGTGGTTTCGCAGATGGGGAAACAAGGGTGGCAAAGCGCCAGACTGGAACGACTCCAAGAATTAATGAGGGAGTATCCAGGAGCGTTCTGGCCTCGACAATACGATAATCCGGAAAATCCGCGTGCATATGCTGCGCTGGCATCCGAGTTGATGCAAGACCTTGAACGAATTGATGTGCTTGTTGGTGCAGTCGGCAGTGGGGGTTCCTTGTCCGGGACCGCCAGAGAACTGAAACGTCATTATAAGGAGCTGCGCGTCGTGGCGGTTGATGCAGCGGGGAGTGTGATATTCGGACAGCCCGATCAGCCAACGCGTCTACAAGGTGGCTTGGGAAACAGTTTGATCGCCAAGAATGTAGATTTTTCCATGATCGATGAAGTGCATTGGTTGAACGATGCTGAGGCATTTGCGGCTACGCTTCAGTTGGCCCGTAATGAGCATATTTTTGCTGGCAACAGCTCGGGTTCTGTGTACGCCGTAGCCAACTGGTTAGCGAGCCAAGTCGGGAGTGATTGCAATATCGTGGCCATATTGCCGGATCGAGGGGATCGTTATGTCGATACGATCTATAGCCACTCCTACCGAGAGAGCAAGGGTCTGATGCAAACGAACCTGCGCGACACGCCACAATGTGTGGAACCACAGACAGTCGTGACTAGCTGGTCCTATTCCAAATTGATGGGGATGTATCCGAATGAACAAACACTTTCTATTCGTTGA
- a CDS encoding ATP-grasp domain-containing protein: MNKHFLFVEANTTGTGMLAIKKARELGFEPVFFTEKPERYHGLNELECHVVVTDTNSQAELTDSVAQVIKEGREIAGIMSTSDYYLESVAKLARKFGWTGNSLEAIEACRNKAIFRERLQGQQVSQPEFVAIGSMEALMEARSSISLPCVVKPADDSGSNNVRLCFSWDEVEQIAAEILAIKYNARGQETARTALLEQYVEGPEFSVETFSWQGQCFVIGITQKRLTGYPFFVEAGHIFPAPLSAEEEQEIERTVERALAAVNYQFGAAHTEVKWTPAGCVVIEVNARLAGGMIPELVRRSTGIDLLLQQIRCAAGLAPELSQTVEEQRYAGIHFLVSESQGTFSGIHGMDNVRNLPGIAEVAVHAKIGQSVQPPQNFSHRLGYVIVEGKHYSETAELIQQVKDSLKVQVGQQLESGV; encoded by the coding sequence ATGAACAAACACTTTCTATTCGTTGAAGCAAATACGACGGGGACAGGTATGCTCGCTATTAAAAAGGCGCGCGAGTTGGGGTTCGAGCCCGTATTTTTCACAGAAAAGCCTGAACGTTACCACGGTTTGAATGAGTTGGAATGTCACGTTGTCGTGACAGATACGAATTCTCAAGCGGAGCTGACTGACAGTGTAGCACAAGTGATTAAGGAAGGCAGAGAGATAGCCGGAATCATGTCGACAAGCGACTATTACCTCGAATCGGTAGCCAAGCTGGCCCGGAAATTCGGTTGGACTGGAAATTCTCTGGAGGCAATTGAGGCCTGCCGTAATAAAGCGATATTTCGCGAGAGGCTTCAGGGTCAGCAAGTGTCTCAGCCTGAGTTTGTGGCGATAGGCTCTATGGAGGCGTTAATGGAAGCGCGGTCTTCCATTTCTCTGCCCTGCGTGGTAAAGCCTGCTGACGATAGTGGGTCGAATAACGTACGGCTGTGCTTTAGCTGGGATGAAGTGGAGCAAATAGCAGCGGAAATCCTTGCGATCAAGTACAATGCGCGCGGCCAGGAAACAGCTCGAACAGCTCTTCTGGAGCAGTATGTAGAGGGCCCTGAATTTAGCGTGGAGACGTTCTCGTGGCAAGGGCAATGCTTTGTCATTGGCATTACCCAGAAACGGTTAACGGGATATCCCTTTTTCGTGGAAGCAGGGCATATTTTCCCTGCACCGCTGTCGGCAGAAGAGGAGCAGGAGATCGAGCGAACAGTGGAAAGGGCGTTAGCGGCGGTGAACTACCAGTTTGGTGCTGCCCATACAGAAGTGAAGTGGACACCAGCAGGTTGTGTTGTCATCGAGGTCAACGCAAGGCTTGCCGGTGGAATGATTCCAGAGCTGGTTCGTCGTTCAACAGGGATTGATCTGCTTTTGCAACAGATTCGGTGTGCGGCTGGACTTGCGCCAGAATTGTCTCAAACCGTCGAAGAGCAACGTTATGCAGGCATTCATTTTCTCGTGTCAGAGAGTCAGGGAACCTTTAGCGGGATACATGGAATGGATAACGTTCGCAACCTGCCAGGGATTGCTGAAGTGGCCGTTCATGCAAAAATCGGTCAAAGCGTCCAGCCTCCGCAAAATTTCTCGCATCGTCTCGGCTATGTCATCGTGGAAGGCAAGCATTACAGCGAGACTGCTGAGCTGATCCAGCAGGTGAAAGACAGCCTGAAAGTACAAGTAGGTCAGCAATTGGAGAGTGGGGTATGA
- the ltaE gene encoding low-specificity L-threonine aldolase: protein MKPLIELRSDTFTLPTSQMMHAIQEAVLGDDVYGEDPTVRQLEQEAAQKLGKEAAILMPSGTMANLASLMAHCPRGSKVIVGNETDIYIYEAGGAAVCGGIMYEPIPTQPDGRLDIADMERVFPLEPEDPQFALPSLICLENPHNRMGGRVLPLSYLEEVRAFANEKAVPVHMDGARLFNAAVALDVDVAEIARYADSVQICLSKGLSAPIGSLVVGSEDFIQKVYRLRKMLGGGMRQAGIIAAPGLVALQQMTDRLAVDHANALRLARGLAEIPGIVTHVDDVETNIVFFRIEHPVHTWQTFIEAAQAQGLRVAELGHGRIRAVTHSGIETADIDKALSIVRELLQFQTV from the coding sequence ATGAAACCGTTGATCGAATTGAGAAGCGATACATTCACTTTGCCGACAAGTCAGATGATGCATGCAATTCAAGAGGCGGTACTCGGTGACGATGTGTATGGGGAAGATCCTACGGTTCGCCAATTGGAGCAAGAAGCGGCCCAGAAGCTGGGCAAAGAGGCAGCCATTCTCATGCCGAGTGGAACGATGGCTAATCTGGCATCCTTAATGGCGCATTGTCCTCGCGGTTCCAAAGTCATTGTAGGCAATGAGACCGACATTTACATCTATGAAGCGGGCGGCGCGGCTGTGTGTGGCGGCATTATGTACGAACCGATTCCGACGCAGCCAGATGGAAGGTTGGACATTGCTGATATGGAGCGGGTATTTCCGTTGGAGCCAGAAGATCCACAATTCGCATTGCCGTCCTTGATCTGCTTGGAAAACCCGCATAACCGGATGGGGGGACGTGTTCTACCGCTGTCTTATTTGGAAGAGGTTCGCGCATTTGCGAACGAAAAGGCTGTGCCTGTTCATATGGACGGTGCACGTTTGTTCAATGCGGCAGTTGCTCTTGACGTGGATGTGGCTGAGATTGCGCGTTATGCGGATTCCGTGCAAATATGTCTGTCGAAAGGGTTGTCAGCACCGATTGGTTCCCTTGTCGTCGGATCAGAAGACTTTATTCAGAAAGTGTATCGTCTTCGCAAAATGCTGGGTGGCGGTATGCGCCAGGCAGGAATTATAGCAGCGCCAGGCCTGGTTGCTTTGCAACAAATGACGGATCGATTGGCAGTCGATCACGCAAACGCCCTTCGCTTGGCACGGGGTCTGGCGGAGATTCCAGGAATCGTGACTCATGTGGATGATGTAGAGACCAATATTGTGTTCTTCCGGATTGAACACCCAGTCCATACGTGGCAGACCTTCATAGAAGCAGCGCAAGCACAAGGGCTGCGCGTAGCTGAGCTCGGTCACGGCAGAATTCGAGCAGTAACTCATTCCGGTATTGAGACAGCAGATATCGACAAGGCGCTAAGCATCGTACGTGAACTGTTGCAGTTCCAAACTGTGTAG
- a CDS encoding peptide-binding protein: protein MKKGKGWLKPLALLSLTGALLVGCSSGNNASSGTPAPTQKPVEQVAPQATSTDDEKPVDGGTFTHSTTSDIVTINPIFGNDTASGDVMEYTQAYLYNRNPSFDLAVYPWSLAAELPKVSEDGLTYTIKMKNNAKWSDGTPITADDLIFTINAIKTPETGSPEITKYDKVKEMKKLDDYTVEIKLTQLYAPFAFGLMQKLAPAHVLKDVPFKELQAHSYGKDPAKTPTSGPFKWSEWKQKEFHVLDANPDYWGEKKPHIQKVVYKIYADQNTQVQALMKGDVDLVDSIPVTQLEAVKAKGTINISTEPGPSYEYFAFNFDKKNFPNNYGLFEGQKTRQAIAHAINRQGIIDNILKGTGKIMDAPFLPGTWADPGDAAVHYEYSAEKAKQLLKEDGWVAGSDGILAKDGNRFSFEFIFNSGNSRREQAAVVIQQNLKEIGIEAKPKALDFSALVDQYANPGKFQVLLLGWQLSDPDPDGISTFGKKAFPPGNNAGWYDNPKLDALWEKAVSTVKQEERAAIYKEVGKEISTNLPYVFMYQYGTPRGMTSRVKYKDEFKPVSMIPYGETFGFLNWWIDDTKK, encoded by the coding sequence TTGAAAAAAGGGAAAGGTTGGTTGAAGCCGTTGGCGTTGCTCTCGTTAACCGGCGCACTGTTGGTCGGTTGCTCAAGCGGGAACAATGCTTCGTCAGGAACACCAGCACCAACACAAAAACCGGTGGAGCAGGTAGCTCCTCAGGCGACCAGTACGGATGATGAGAAGCCAGTAGACGGTGGAACGTTCACGCATTCTACGACGTCTGACATCGTCACGATCAATCCGATTTTCGGAAATGACACGGCATCCGGTGATGTGATGGAGTACACCCAGGCGTATTTGTATAATCGAAACCCATCCTTTGATTTAGCGGTTTACCCTTGGTCCCTTGCAGCTGAGCTGCCAAAAGTAAGTGAAGATGGCTTAACCTACACAATCAAGATGAAGAATAATGCGAAATGGTCGGATGGAACGCCAATCACGGCTGACGACTTGATTTTTACCATTAATGCCATCAAAACTCCTGAGACTGGATCACCAGAAATTACGAAATACGACAAAGTTAAAGAGATGAAAAAACTGGATGATTACACCGTAGAAATCAAATTGACTCAATTGTACGCTCCGTTTGCTTTTGGATTAATGCAAAAGTTGGCACCAGCTCACGTGCTGAAAGACGTACCGTTTAAAGAATTGCAAGCACATTCTTACGGAAAAGATCCAGCCAAGACGCCAACTTCCGGACCATTCAAATGGTCGGAGTGGAAACAAAAGGAATTCCATGTGCTAGATGCTAACCCAGATTACTGGGGCGAAAAGAAGCCGCATATCCAAAAGGTTGTGTACAAAATCTATGCAGATCAAAACACACAAGTACAGGCTCTGATGAAAGGTGACGTTGATTTGGTAGATTCCATTCCTGTCACGCAGCTCGAAGCGGTAAAGGCGAAAGGAACGATCAACATCTCGACGGAGCCAGGTCCTAGCTATGAATACTTTGCCTTCAACTTCGACAAGAAGAACTTCCCGAACAACTACGGGTTGTTTGAAGGTCAAAAAACGCGTCAGGCCATCGCTCACGCAATCAATCGTCAAGGTATTATCGACAATATCTTGAAAGGAACCGGAAAAATTATGGATGCACCGTTCCTGCCAGGTACATGGGCAGACCCGGGCGATGCAGCAGTCCATTACGAATATAGTGCAGAGAAAGCAAAACAATTGCTGAAAGAAGACGGATGGGTAGCCGGGTCAGATGGAATCCTTGCCAAAGACGGCAATCGGTTCTCCTTTGAATTCATTTTCAACTCGGGGAACAGTCGTCGTGAACAGGCAGCAGTCGTTATTCAGCAAAACTTGAAAGAGATCGGAATTGAAGCGAAGCCAAAAGCATTAGACTTCTCGGCTCTTGTCGATCAGTATGCCAACCCTGGTAAATTCCAGGTTCTGTTACTCGGATGGCAATTGTCTGACCCAGATCCGGATGGCATTTCTACTTTCGGGAAAAAGGCATTCCCGCCTGGCAACAACGCTGGCTGGTACGACAATCCGAAGCTGGATGCGCTCTGGGAAAAAGCTGTATCCACGGTTAAACAAGAGGAGCGCGCAGCAATCTATAAAGAAGTCGGAAAAGAAATCTCGACGAACCTGCCATACGTATTCATGTATCAGTACGGAACGCCACGAGGCATGACTTCTCGCGTCAAATATAAGGATGAGTTTAAACCAGTATCCATGATTCCATATGGGGAGACCTTTGGTTTCCTGAACTGGTGGATCGACGATACAAAAAAATAA
- a CDS encoding ABC transporter permease — translation MTEYLVRRVLQAVLVLFLITVVSFGLMHAAPGGPLKVMLSPGMSPEAQLIQMKNMGLDQPVYIQYMKWVGNLLQGDLGHTFKNNVPVGDILWPTVWNTFVLMSVAWGLSMLIAIPWGIYNSTKQYGLSDQIASIVAYLGFAMPTFWFGIMLQQFFAMQLNLLPLSDMYTMGKEGQVSDLILHLILPVTVLTLVNIAAYVKYTRASMLEVLEQDYIRTARAKGMKERRVIFRHALRNALIPVVTIIGLDLPTLVAGAALTESVFNWPGMGRLFVEMAVAREYSVLMSITLLISLMVIIGNLLADLIYALVDPRVQLGRKGGRAA, via the coding sequence TTGACTGAATATTTGGTACGCCGCGTACTACAAGCTGTGCTTGTCTTATTTTTGATCACCGTGGTGTCGTTTGGACTGATGCATGCAGCACCGGGAGGACCGTTAAAAGTCATGCTCTCACCGGGAATGTCCCCAGAAGCACAACTCATCCAGATGAAAAATATGGGGTTGGATCAGCCAGTCTACATTCAATACATGAAATGGGTTGGAAATTTGTTGCAGGGGGATTTGGGCCATACCTTTAAAAATAACGTTCCTGTTGGTGATATTTTGTGGCCGACGGTCTGGAATACGTTTGTGCTCATGTCTGTAGCGTGGGGGCTTTCCATGCTGATCGCCATCCCGTGGGGAATCTACAATAGCACAAAACAATACGGCCTATCTGACCAGATTGCCTCCATTGTTGCCTATCTCGGATTCGCGATGCCGACCTTCTGGTTTGGGATTATGCTACAGCAGTTTTTCGCAATGCAGCTGAATCTGCTCCCACTATCTGACATGTACACGATGGGGAAAGAGGGACAAGTAAGCGACCTCATTTTGCACTTGATTCTACCTGTTACGGTGTTAACACTGGTGAACATCGCAGCCTATGTCAAATATACGCGTGCCAGTATGCTGGAGGTATTGGAGCAAGACTATATTCGGACGGCACGTGCCAAAGGGATGAAGGAAAGACGCGTTATTTTCCGCCATGCTCTGCGGAACGCACTGATTCCTGTCGTGACGATCATCGGATTGGATTTGCCGACTCTGGTAGCAGGTGCAGCATTGACAGAGAGTGTATTTAACTGGCCAGGCATGGGGCGTCTGTTTGTGGAAATGGCTGTAGCCCGTGAGTATTCTGTGTTGATGTCGATCACGTTGCTGATTTCACTGATGGTGATTATCGGAAACCTGCTTGCCGACTTAATCTACGCACTGGTTGATCCACGCGTGCAGCTTGGACGCAAAGGAGGCAGGGCAGCATGA
- a CDS encoding ABC transporter permease: protein MSQVQLQDDNVVETKRPGGQLPTNPVGQKPPGLWTTAGKKFMRNPYAVSGLIVLLFFIGIAVFADWVAPHDPAKIDFMITNLPPGTEGHVLGTDELGRDILSRLIHSSRVSMLVGFSVAFAAVVIGTLIGAISGYFGGWIDTCFMRLVDVMNSIPSLFFNILVLALFGAEFVYMILILSLTSWTSVARLVRGQFLQLREMQYVEAARAIGVSHWGIITRHLIRNAMAPIIVYATLMVGSAILSESGLSYLGLGIQPPETSWGLMLSKAQEFMLVDPLQALYPGLCILLVVLAVNFVGDGIRDAFDPRKKKKNPKRRLNKWNATSSK from the coding sequence ATGAGTCAAGTACAGCTTCAAGATGACAATGTTGTTGAAACGAAACGACCGGGTGGACAACTTCCGACGAATCCTGTTGGCCAAAAACCTCCTGGACTCTGGACGACCGCGGGCAAAAAATTCATGCGGAATCCATATGCCGTTTCTGGCTTGATCGTACTCCTGTTTTTTATTGGGATTGCTGTGTTTGCTGATTGGGTTGCACCGCATGATCCGGCAAAGATTGATTTTATGATTACCAACCTGCCTCCTGGAACAGAAGGACATGTGCTCGGAACAGACGAGCTCGGTCGTGATATCTTGTCCCGCCTCATTCATAGCAGCCGGGTGTCCATGCTGGTCGGCTTCAGCGTTGCTTTTGCTGCGGTTGTCATCGGGACGCTGATTGGAGCAATTTCTGGTTATTTCGGTGGCTGGATTGATACCTGCTTCATGCGTCTCGTTGACGTGATGAACTCCATTCCGAGTCTGTTCTTTAACATTCTGGTTCTGGCTCTCTTCGGAGCGGAATTTGTCTATATGATCCTGATTTTGTCGCTGACGAGCTGGACAAGTGTGGCACGTCTGGTGCGCGGGCAGTTCTTGCAGCTACGGGAAATGCAGTATGTGGAAGCAGCGAGGGCGATTGGTGTTTCGCACTGGGGCATTATTACGCGTCATCTGATACGTAATGCAATGGCTCCCATCATTGTGTACGCGACCCTCATGGTTGGTTCGGCCATTCTGTCAGAGTCAGGTCTCTCTTATTTAGGCTTGGGAATTCAACCGCCTGAAACAAGCTGGGGATTAATGCTGAGCAAGGCACAGGAATTCATGCTGGTCGATCCTTTGCAAGCACTTTATCCTGGTCTTTGTATTTTGCTCGTGGTGCTAGCGGTTAACTTCGTCGGAGACGGCATTCGCGATGCATTCGACCCACGGAAGAAAAAGAAGAACCCGAAAAGGAGGCTGAACAAGTGGAACGCAACATCCTCGAAATAA